Proteins from one Rosa chinensis cultivar Old Blush chromosome 7, RchiOBHm-V2, whole genome shotgun sequence genomic window:
- the LOC112176069 gene encoding protein NRT1/ PTR FAMILY 5.10, protein MAPNTQNTPLLDHDIEVAVSESKASSSPTAVRSSTTGGWRSASFIIGVGFAERFAFYGVSSNLITFLSGPLGESTATAAVNVNTWSGTAALLPMLGAIVADSYLGRYRTILLSTLLYILGLGLLTFSAMLPSLSGSACEKADEFTSCYSQLQVMFFYFSLYLVAVGQGGNKPCIQAFGADQFSGQDPVESKARSSFFNWWYFGICSGSLCTRLISSYIQDNFSWVLGFGLPCIMMILGLFVFLLPTRTYRYSIIGNGQSPFGRIVKVFIAAFKNWRASTTSEPHGSMHHRSSEQFKFLNKALLAPDSNLKEDRKQCTVFEVEEAKVVLGLVPIWSTCLVFAIVLAQMPTFFTKQGVTLDRTIKGGFDIPAASLQSFTSLIIILFIPLYDRIFVPIASGLTRKPSGITTLQRIGTGIFLSAISMIVAALVEKKRLETAQEYALVDVPYVTIPMGVWWLIPQYLLIGVSDVFTMVGLQEFFYDQVPNELRSVGVALYLSIFGVGNFMSSFLISAIDEATGGVGRASWFSNNLNRAHLDYFYWLLAGLSVVELGVFTYFAKSYRYKSGGTI, encoded by the exons ATGGCTCCTAACACCCAAAACACCCCATTGCTAGATCACGACATTGAGGTTGCCGTTTCGGAATCCAAAGCCTCTTCCTCCCCAACCGCAGTCAGATCCTCCACCACCGGCGGCTGGCGGTCCGCCTCGTTTATAATAG GGGTGGGATTTGCGGAGAGGTTTGCGTTCTATGGAGTCAGCTCGAACCTCATAACGTTCTTGAGTGGGCCATTGGGGGAGTCGACGGCGACGGCGGCGGTGAACGTGAACACGTGGTCAGGAACGGCGGCTTTACTTCCTATGTTGGGAGCCATTGTCGCCGATTCATATCTCGGTCGCTACCGTACCATACTGCTTTCTACTCTGCTCTACATCTTG GGGCTAGGCTTGTTGACATTTTCAGCCATGCTTCCTTCTCTCAGCGGTTCTGCATGCGAAAAGGCCGATGAATTCACTTCCTGTTACTCTCAGCTCCAAGTAATGTTCTTCTACTTCTCTCTGTATCTGGTAGCAGTAGGGCAAGGTGGAAACAAACCTTGCATACAGGCTTTCGGAGCTGATCAGTTCAGTGGACAAGATCCAGTGGAGAGCAAAGCCAGGAGCTCATTCTTTAATTGGTGGTACTTCGGTATCTGCTCAGGCTCCTTATGTACGCGATTGATATCAAGCTACATACAGGACAACTTCAGTTGGGTTCTGGGATTCGGACTTCCTTGCATTATGATGATCCTTGGACTATTTGTTTTCTTACTTCCAACAAGAACTTATCGGTATAGCATCATAGGCAATGGACAAAGCCCATTTGGCAGAATCGTCAAGGTGTTTATTGCTGCATTTAAGAACTGGCGAGCTAGTACTACATCGGAACCTCATGGAAGCATGCATCATCGAAGTTCTGAACAATTCAA ATTCCTCAACAAGGCATTACTAGCACCAGATAGTAACTTGAAGGAAGATAGGAAGCAGTGTACTGTCTTCGAGGTAGAAGAAGCAAAGGTTGTTCTTGGTCTTGTTCCGATATGGAGTACATGCTTGGTATTTGCAATTGTTCTTGCCCAAATGCCAACTTTCTTCACCAAGCAAGGGGTTACTCTAGACAGAACAATTAAAGGAGGCTTTGACATTCCAGCCGCTTCACTTCAGTCTTTTACCAGCCTCATCATTATTCTCTTCATTCCTTTGTACGACCGCATTTTTGTTCCTATTGCAAGTGGTTTAACTAGGAAACCCTCTGGCATTACAACGCTACAAAGAATTGGAACTGGGATATTTTTATCTGCTATTTCCATGATAGTTGCAGCTTTAGTTGAGAAGAAAAGGCTTGAAACTGCTCAAGAGTATGCTCTGGTTGATGTTCCATATGTTACAATTCCAATGGGCGTGTGGTGGTTGATTCCTCAGTACTTGTTGATTGGAGTGTCTGACGTTTTCACGATGGTTGGTCTGCAAGAGTTTTTCTACGATCAGGTACCAAATGAACTAAGAAGTGTAGGAGTTGCCCTCTACCTCAGTATCTTTGGTGTAGGAAACTTTATGAGCAGCTTTCTTATCTCGGCCATAGACGAAGCAACCGGCGGAGTAGGCCGAGCTAGCTGGTTTTCCAATAACTTGAATCGTGCACATCTTGATTACTTTTACTGGCTACTTGCTGGACTCAGTGTAGTGGAACTGGGTGTCTTCACATATTTTGCAAAATCTTACAGATATAAAAGTGGAGGTACAATATAG
- the LOC112179373 gene encoding uncharacterized protein LOC112179373 produces MLAAASSSSTWLRARRSRCVFLLLCSPIIIPFLFATFPLLCAAELCLHLCRRRPGKLAHDEADADRLRRCEEGRCAEVEEERREEMGLLQRYLEDQLLLVGSVYDCGDYDEDLYQEIQDYDDNDSNTPLLA; encoded by the coding sequence ATGTTAGCCGCCGCATCCTCCTCGTCCACGTGGCTCCGAGCCCGCCGGAGCCGCTGCGTGTTTCTACTCCTCTGCTCCCCGATTATAATCCCTTTCCTCTTCGCCACCTTCCCTCTTCTCTGCGCCGCCGAgctctgcctccacctctgCCGCCGCCGACCTGGAAAATTGGCCCACGACGAGGCGGACGCCGATCGGCTGCGCCGATGCGAAGAAGGGCGATGCGCGGAGGTggaagaggagaggagagaagagatGGGGCTGCTGCAGAGGTACTTGGAGGATCAACTGTTGCTGGTCGGATCTGTGTACGATTGTGGAGACTACGATGAAGATTTGTATCAGGAGATTCAGGACTATGATGATAATGATTCTAACACGCCTCTTTTGGCTTGA
- the LOC112175581 gene encoding pentatricopeptide repeat-containing protein At2g06000, producing the protein MKIHDPNPKPGQTQTRILIENVYESRAVPDDGVAVQMSLLFFTARPAFWARASKIAASHFHTLAGARPRPEREVLLNPEAWFVKVVYTLFLRSHSLDSYLGYLSKNLTPSLAFEVIRRLNNPNLGLKFFELSKFSLSVNHGVWTYNFLLRSLCQMGLQDSAKLVFDYMRIDGLSPDESVVEFLVSSCAQMSRLDLAEKILDEVHCSEIRLSSFVYNNLFNVLVKQNQVDEAVCLFRKYVGSHCCPDSWMFNILIRGLCRTGAIDKAFEFFSDMGSFGCSPDVVTYNTLISGLCRANEVDRGCDLLREVQSRSELLPDVITFTSVISGYCKLGRMEEASAIFDEMINCGVRPTAVTFNALIDGFGKAGDMSSAFAMYENMLFHGHRADVITFTSLIDGYCRAGHLNHGLQLWHEMNAKNVSPTAYTFSVLINALCKENRLREARDLLRELKWSNVVPKPFIYNPVVDGFCKAGNVDEANLIVAEMEEKRCTPDKVTFTILILGNSMKGRMTEAIGNFNKMLSIGCAPDKITVDSLISCLSKAGMPSEARRIKKIAYEDLNLGALSMGRPHHLRANAEIPVAI; encoded by the coding sequence ATGAAGATTCACGACCCGAACCCAAAACCCGGTCAAACCCAAACCCGAATTCTGATCGAGAATGTCTATGAGAGCCGCGCTGTGCCCGACGACGGCGTGGCCGTGCAgatgagcctcttgttcttcaCAGCCCGCCCCGCTTTCTGGGCTCGAGCCTCCAAAATCGCCGCCTCCCATTTCCACACACTCGCCGGAGCTCGCCCTCGACCCGAAAGAGAGGTACTGCTAAACCCTGAGGCCTGGTTTGTGAAGGTTGTTTACACTCTCTTTCTTCGCTCGCATTCTTTGGATTCTTACTTGGGTTATTTGAGCAAGAACTTAACGCCTTCGTTGGCCTTTGAGGTTATTAGAAGGTTGAACAACCCCAATTTGGGGCTCAAGTTCTTTGAGCTCAGTAAGTTCAGTCTGAGTGTTAATCATGGTGTGTGGacttacaattttcttttgagGTCTTTGTGCCAAATGGGTCTTCAAGATTCGGCTAAATTGGTGTTTGATTACATGAGGATTGATGGGCTTTCGCCCGATGAATCAGTTGTTGAGTTTTTGGTTTCATCATGTGCTCAAATGAGTAGGTTGGATCTTGCAGAGAAGATTCTTGATGAGGTTCATTGCAGTGAGATTAGGCTGTCGAGCTTTGTGTACAATAACTTGTTCAATGTGCTGGTTAAACAGAATCAAGTAGATGAGGCTGTTTGCTTGTTCAGAAAGTATGTGGGGTCGCATTGTTGTCCGGATAGTTGGATGTTTAATATTTTGATTCGAGGTTTATGCAGAACTGGAGCAATTGATAAGGCTTTTGAGTTTTTCAGTGATATGGGGAGTTTTGGTTGTTCCCCTGATGTTGTTACGTATAACACACTAATTAGTGGACTATGTAGAGCTAATGAGGTAGATAGAGGGTGTGATTTACTCAGGGAGGTTCAGTCAAGAAGTGAGCTTTTGCCTGATGTTATAACTTTTACGTCGGTTATATCAGGCTATTGCAAATTGGGTAGAATGGAGGAGGCCTCTGCCATTTTTGATGAGATGATTAATTGTGGAGTTAGACCAACTGCAGTTACTTTTAATGCACTGATTGATGGATTTGGTAAAGCAGGTGACATGAGTTCTGCATTTGCTATGTATGAGAATATGCTCTTCCATGGTCATCGCGCAGATGTGATTACCTTCACTTCCCTAATTGATGGCTATTGTCGAGCTGGGCACCTGAACCATGGGTTACAGCTCTGGCATGAGATGAATGCAAAAAATGTGTCTCCTACTGCATATACTTTCTCTGTGCTTATTAATGCTTTGTGCAAGGAGAATAGACTGCGTGAGGCACGTGATTTACTGAGGGAACTGAAGTGGAGTAATGTTGTTCCAAAACCTTTTATATATAACCCTGTGGTAGACGGATTTTGCAAGGCTGGTAATGTTGATGAGGCGAATTTGATTGTGGCAGAGATGGAGGAGAAGAGATGTACCCCTGATAAAGTGACATTCACCATTCTTATCCTAGGGAATTCTATGAAAGGGAGAATGACCGAGGCAATTGGCAATTTTAATAAGATGTTGTCCATCGGTTGTGCCCCAGATAAAATCACCGTAGATTCTTTGATATCTTGCCTCTCCAAGGCTGGGATGCCCAGTGAAGCCCGCCGCATCAAGAAAATCGCATATGAGGACCTGAATTTGGGAGCGTTATCTATGGGAAGACCTCATCATTTGAGAGCAAATGCAGAAATTCCAGTGGCTATTTGA